ttttaataaatttaaattttgtccaTACAACTAGTTTATTGCTAATTTCTCAAATCTTTTCTATTATCTATTAGCATTTTcatcataaattttgaaaacgatttacatattatattttttgtacatgaaaattattattctttaaccaattttgataaaaagtaagtctgaaaaactaaatttaagatttattgaaagtacaaaaGACATTTAAAAGTATAGGAATTAAAATCGTACAAACTTCACAATACataaaccaaaataatattttaactaaatttGAACCTACACCTTCATAGgagtgttaaaaaaaatatcataactCAAAAAAACCAATCAATCCAACAACCAATTGTGTTGTTTgagttgggttatcaactcatttgggttgggttggattgggttcaaataaatgaaaattttatgggttctTTATGAGTTCACCTCATATAACCCAGATGAACTTGAACTTATCATTaactttgaaatatatatactgtctcttatacacatctagatgtgtataagagacagtacatattttgattttaattttatttaatttcattatttttttaataatctattctccaacaactcttaaaaatagtttctaagcactttgaaaaagaaaattttcattagataaattgaaattgaggtGTTATTCTTAATTCAatgcatgaaaataattaaatcaaatttttacatagttacattttacttttattcagaacaaaattttaaataaatgacttgAGTAACCCAAACTAActtaacccaaatatttcatggttagATTAGATTCATTTGTTAATAAGGATTATttaggttgaagaaatttataactCGGACAATTgaattgggtctaaaaagttcttcaaccCAACCAAACCCAATCCATGAATATCTCTACAACTTCAAATGAATGAATGCATACTAATTACCGTTAAATTATGCCCAAGTCGATAAGTGAGTAAAAAACATTCAATGGACTTATATATGAGTCTCGTGACAACTTAATACAAAAGTTGGCTATGCTTTTCACATACATAACCCCCAAAAAGCTAAAAAGTGAAGCAAcccctttttccctttttccctttttccctttttgaaaTCACAACTTTGTCTTCTCCATCAAATCCCAAACTTCACTTTTTgaagcctttttttttctttcttccttcttcttcttcttcttcttcaacaagTTCCTTGTGCACTTCACTTCCCCCTCTTTATCTCTTTCATGCTTTCACCTTACTTTCTCGTGATGTTATGCTTCTCtttattctcaaaattaaacatCTATGTTTCTCTTCTACGTTGTcgtttttttcaaaataatatttttgtactttcaagagtttcaatattactcttaaactttcataagcgTTATAAAATTACCATTGTAGTAGAAATTCTTTAGAATTTTTTACAAATATTAGCACATAAATAGTGTGGTCGTAACCTAGCAAAAAATTGGATCACCACGCTACTTAGGTCATCATATATCATTTTTTAAGTCCCAATATAggagtctttttaaatataaaaaatatttacactttatagtaaaaagttccaaaaatatcatttatgaaagttcaagaaatttaaatataaggGTATtcttagagttttttttttttataacttagcCAATAAATTGAATAGTTCGTTAAacttttaatgttatttttataaacaattaatgtttataattattaaatatggaCTAATTGTATGGGTTAAAAATGTGGACTAACTTGATATAAGATTTAAAAGTGTAATTTTGGATTATTATGAtcctgtttggtaaccatttttttaattaagtctaTAAGTTGTACttttacctttaaatttttttctttgtggtCTATTTTTTATCACTTGTTTAAAAActtaagtcaaattttgaaaactaaaaaaggtaaattttaaaaagttatttttgtttttagaatttgactaaaaattcaatcattgtacttaagaaacatacaaattattataacaaatggggaggaaataaatttaattttcaaaaaccgaaaactaaaaacaaaatgattaccatgAGGGTCTATACTTTTTAAATCGGTTATATCTTTTGACTTTTAGGATAAAGTCGATCAACTttctaactttcaattttgttataCAATAGTTTGTATGTATATAAGTGCATAACATGTACAATacatatgaaatttataattctattttagtattaaaaaaattaagaaaaatttcagTAATAAAATAGTCTTTTACAATGTTTAGTGTAAGGAAGTTGTAACTATTGGAAGAGAACAAAATAAGATTTTATGAAACTGTTGTAGACTATAGTGCATGATCTAACGTTAGATTATGCATGATTTTTCATACCTATgatttaaatcacattcatatacgGAACTATACACTACTTTGACTAAATGGAagacaaaacataaaatttttcaaagaaaacaaaatctaaGGACAAAATAGGAATGCAAAGATTCTTCTCTATATTATAGATTTACTTATTCCATTCAAGTAGAACTAATTGAATAAAGACATCGATTATCATTCTTAGGTTAATGGTTTGATCTCTCGTCTTAGAATCGTTGAacttaaaaaatgataaaaacacaACATTCTTGAATTTTCCTAAAAGCTACCTTCCAGGATATTATTGTATGTAGGAATACAAAGTCATTAATACTTTTTACAAAGTTAAATGTTCGATCCCAttctataataatattttgaattCAACAATATATATGATGAAAGATTCGAATCTTCTAGTTTTTGTCGAAGACACAAACCTTAAAACATTTTATAATActactaattaaattaaatactttaaaaGAATTTAATGGCGAAATAGACACGTATTAGAAGTTGAAATCTTTAAAATActtaatcataaaataaaattctcaAAAATAAGGTTCTATAAATTGAGTTGTCCCTTGGATATCCCATTTCTTCATAAGCATTTATCCATATGGCATCAAAAGTTGAAGTGCAAAAGCCATCAATGGAGGGTCTCCAACGAACCATATCCGACATCTCCTCGGAGCTGACTAAAGAAGGTCTTGCAGTTGTCGGAAACCTGCCGCTGCCGACCATCTCCGAGGTGGAGGCCGCCGCTTGCGAGTGTTGCGGCCTCTCTGAGGACTGCACGGCGGAGTACATCGGTCATGTCCGAGACAAGTTCATGGGAAAGCTTATTTGCGGCCTCTGCGCCGAGGCCGTAAACGAGGAGATGGAAAAGgttaaattttttcttctttagagTTCCATGATCTTAGAAATTCGAATATCTGACTTAAAGTCGTAAAAAGAAAACATCATAAGTTCCAAACACGaaatattttagttaaaaaaaaaaaaatttgtgatgTCATATATCTATTTTGAGCTTCTTAAATTTGATATCATCTTCAattattagttattatatatcaaattatttaggtTTCATTTAAGGTTGGTTAGTGTCTAGTAAAACAAAACTGATGGaacattaatttaaacaaaatcacTTTTATAATTACTTTGGTTGAGCCAATCTATGCATATATAACTCAATTGATTAAGATACTATATTCTCaacaaaaaatatcaaatgTTTGAGGCCTCATCTCACATATTAAGATTCCTTTTGATAATCATAAGGTCTTTTTTTCCCTCAAATATTAAGCATATAGCACTATTTCAACTTATGAGTGTCTTTGCGATGTTATCATACTTCTTACAAATATTATCAAAATCTATTCAAGTTCTAAAGATATGATGTATATAGAGAGAgagtttttaaaaagtaattttaaattttcaaaaacgacGAAAACTAttgtaaaatttttaaaaacagaaTAAAAAACGAAATCACTAAATATCAAACGAGACTTAATTAAGCTTTTATTCTATGTTTAATTTAgcttgtgtatatatatttgtgaaaGCACGACATATTGCAATATTTACGATAATTTCAAACTAAGCCTAATTGGTATAAGTTGTAATAGAAGAGTTGGACAAGAGAGGAGGCATTGAAGGAGCACATGAACGCTTGTGCAAAGTTCAATAAGATCGGAAGGGCATATCCGGTGCTATATCAAGCGGAAGCCATTAAACAGATTCTCAAGAAAACCTCCAAGTCCGCCGTCTCCGCCCACCGAAACGGCAGGATTGGCCGGACCTCCAGTTGCATTCCGGCCATCACCAGAGACGTCTGTGATAATCCAACCATGGTCAAATGATAGacttaattatatttataataccaAAATATGTATATTGCTTTGTTACCTGTTTGGAGAAactctttattaattaatcatcctGTCTTTAAATCATtcccttactttttttttcttttttggggtATGTGTGTAATATATATGTGTAATTAGTTGtaagatgaataaaaaattttagatatattaATCACTGGTTATTTAGGTTAAAAGTTAGGGTGTTAGTGAACTCGACAACTCGAAAAAATTTGACTAGTTCAACTTGAATTACTAGAGTTGGATTAGGTTAGAATAGCTTTTCAATTGGATTCGTTTGTGTATTTTCAGCAATCGACTAGTTTGGTTCGGTGTTTGAATTTAAGGAAAAAAGTCATCGATTCAACTCAAACTGATAATTGGTTTAGGATTTCATTATCGTAAATTGTTCACTCGCTTATTTGTTAGACTAATCAACCTTATCGCTGTTTAAACGAAGTTCTACTTTTGACCAATGTTCTTTTTTTACATTTGTTGTCCACCACTATACTCTTCTCTCTCAGCCAAACAATCATTTTTTACCATTGAAGGTACACATTGAccgaaaaaggaaaagaaagattgACCGATGACTCCAAGAGATATATGAGTTGGGTTTCTTTTTTGAATAAGGTTATCAGTTTGGAGAATCAATCAACCTGTCGATTAAAAATTCACACCTAAATCTAATTTCTATATACCTATATTAAAGTATGAAATTGTAGTGTTGagtccatttttatttttattttaacttttatcGTATCTCTATCCATTTGTCATGGAATattaaaaggaagaaaatgttGGATTGTACACTTGGAAAAGCCAAAGTGGTACAAATTTCGTGTCataaaaagcaaaaaataaattgaattaagaaaaaaaaatcaggcCCATAGGCCGAATACAGGGCAATTTCGTGAATATGGACTCAAATATTTCTGGCCCATATCAAAGTTGGGTCTATAGAATCAGGCCCACGCTATAATTATTTCCCCATATCACTGCTTACAAGTTACACGTATCATTtgtcctctttttttttcttttttttttctttttttcctttttacataattaaaagaTCACTAGTGTAAGtataaaccgaattaattaaaataattttaaatcattaatcaaatttgaaaactttTACAAAATAATGCATACTAATCAAAGTCGTGTGCTTATTATAATGTGGTAAATATAGTAATCTTGCGAATTTAAACGAACTTCACCATAATCCATgggttttaaataaaaaaagaaaaagtatgagaaaaaaaaaataattatatgacaaTCCAAACCATCAATATAGAAGTCTATAATGTAGGGGTGGTTTGCGTAGGTTTTGGTCAACTTGAATAGAGTGAACAACCTAACTTGATCAAATGTAAgtgcaaaaatttgaaattccgaaccttaaataaaattattaaaatttgattttcaaaccaAGTTAATTTGACTCTTATTTATAAGGGAAAATATTGAATTCCTCAGCAAAAGTGCATGAACGcatgttcttttgaaattcgtTTTGAAAATTCATGAATAACAGAGAAAAAAACTCAATAAACTGGGCAAACATAAAACTTATATAAGCTTGCTTTTAAGGGggaagagaggaagaagagaaactaatccttgaagacaatcttcaatacTTTCCTCTCCCTGTCACAAACACCTTGTTCCACAAGCAATTCCCTCAAATTCAACATACAAGAACATCACCACCAGTtcttccttgctattctctcAAATAGGAATcgaagagttgtgggctcttcaATTTTGGTAAGGAAAAAATAATTGAGTGATtacttgagagaaaatttcaagaatttttcatcttcttccatcAATTTCACACAAACACTCCTTCGAGGAATTGAAGGCGAGAGGGGAGGGAAGATGACTCCTTTCAATCTCATGTTAACTCCCTTCATAACTACATCGGGAGtccatttttatatttaatttaatactaagttaaaacttatttaatttaatttgatttaataaatattgtataacccaattaattaatttcaactaATTAAATATCATCTATTGATTTAATGtcacatttgaatcatattcaaatccaTTTCCTCTCATATATTATAGTTCTAATATGAATCTCAtacacattaaatttaacctatagttttaatatgaatttcatccatattaTTTAATACTTGAGTCTAAttcaaataccttattctctcatacaacctatagttttagtatgcatcatattcatattaattttaacttgtagttttatattcatataaataatatttgaatcatattcaaatatttatttctctcatatatagtattaattataaatcatatttataattaattatatattaaaatgtatctatatatattatattaattgtatcttatacaattaattcctttatttaatttgaacaattaaaattaattaattcttatttTATCCTTAgtaagctaacaaggggactgattggacctacaaattagaagctccaatgattcgagattaattaattaaacattttaattaaattaatcaacattcattaagtgtgggtcactccattaaagactcatagcactcttcgtactgtagatatatttattgtCCATAAATATAACCAACCAACAGTTAGTTGAACCTTCACGAATTTCTCACAACtataactgggtcaaattaccattttaaccttgtagttacatctaacttcttaagtactactgatccctctaatgaacaaacagtttatagtctaactataactGACCCCTCTCGAGCTAGTGAAGAGGTGATgcctcattgtttaagacccagaatcagttactaagggagcaatttatctatttaccttaAAGATAAGAATGaggaattccattttgtgtagctgtgttcccaactccctactcgGACAATTGAGTCGGCTAttttggtcactctcacccatacagatcaaatgaTCACTCTCATAGGCAGAAATTCACTACTCACTGAGGATTCAGGTcgagtcatctatggtcatcctagtgaaatgtaagtttcttcaagtaatggtATTATAAAGGGAGATTAACTATTTcatagtctggtcttatacaaactctttatatagaatacctccaCGTCATGTCTCCACTTGAACGATTaggataagatcatttgtaacattttgcAACTATTGTaaaaattacaaagtgggttataTTCGTAGAGTCGccaagataaggtactcagtcttatcagaccatttaggttatcacttaaacatgatccacttgtatgtcaatcacacacatgtttaagttacataaaataaccttagatctttctttaatggattATTACATACACAAAATAATCAACCAGTGtttcaattaatatataattacgAGGCTTTATGACATACACcctaacaatcttccacttgcactAAAGCCAATGAAACATAAGCTAGTGAGACATATATcttagggcatactctatacccaacatgctctcccacttgtcctagcaCACTAGAGACATGTCTTGTAATCCTAGCATGTCTTGTAGTCCTAGACattctaagaaatcctatcacactttagcctagagaatccttttatataattcaaactGTTATGTCAACAAAAACCATATAGTCACCCTCATGATGTTTCTCTCATTTGTTCTATTCCTACAACTTTGTGTTTACTACTATCCTCAAACGTAGTTCTTATACCACATTATCTTATAAAGTAGATAGACTAATTCATATTTGAAACAACGTTCAAGTATTTAAGGATATATTAAGACTATGCAAATAATTGCTTCATAAGCAATATTATTGCCCTATAGTATAAATTACACCACCTAGGATAAAACATATATTTCTCTAAATCCAGTATGAAACAGTGTATCTTGtaaaaatatcaaatcttaAACTTTATACACCAACATTTCATTatacataaattttaatttttcaatttcaatggtCATACCATCGACTTCACTGATTTGACTAaccaattgtatattaaatgttaatgaAGTCTCATGTAAAATTTACATCCTCTCAATACTTGAGGTATCTTAAGAAACTTTTTCCTTAGACATATCAACTTCATTGTAGAATGGTATATTACCATTCCATCTGAAGCTATTACATCGAACATTAAACAACTAATTTGTAAATGTAACATGCATAAGACAAATTTAACATcactaaacatctttatgtggACTTTTAATATACAAAAAGGCTTCAAATCAATTATTTGAAGTTGGttaaaaactcaaactttcaTATTGGTATCTACATCATTCATAATGGGAAAATATCAgtataaaatagataaatttccatttttcattttcttgtttGTACAAGAACATTGTCATTGTTCGAAGTCATGGATTACAATACTGCATCAAAGCTTATTCTTAAAGATCCTAATTGTAAAATTCACTTCAAATGTACATCACaattttgcaaatcttttgcaATTTTAATCTCTGAAAAAAATGTGCTCAAATTTGTGTAGATGCATTGGATTTATTTTCATGAAAGAAGTTATTCATTTTTACATCTCATATGCAACAATTAATCAGATAATGCATAAAGACTATTATAGAAATTTGACTCACTGTCTATTTTCATCCAACGGTTCCAACGTTGGTTTTCACCTAATGTCAAGAGCCTTACTTTGAATATCTCTATCTCCAAGTTCAACATTTTCAAGTTTTCCTTCTGTAAATCCATTCATATCATTTGGAGTTGACCCCATCAATAAAAATCTGCAAGAACTGACTAAGATTAAGTACTCtatttatctcaaattttatGACTTTGACATAATTTCCTTTTATCAACTTCTTTTAATTCTTATCATATGTTATGACAACTTTCACTTCCAATGAGCCATAGCAAAGGTTGAGTCATCTTATAACTCTCCCATTATTTTAAGGTTTACAAGTTTTCATCCTGTCATCTAATATAACAATATAGACTTGAAGTAAGCTTTTATAAAGGTTGAGTTATCTCATAATTTTCCCACTACGACAAACACATATTTGGTTGAcaattagaaatttattttcaaatgaaaataaatggtTAACAATATTTGCTAACTATTAAACCGTTTTACTTGGAATTAAATTCATCAACATAATTTGACCCTATTGCAAGTCTGCAACCTTTCATTTTGACTTTTCAAATGAAATCAATATTCGTCACACAAATGCATCATTTTAGTTTGGACTGTCCAAAAGATCATTTACAAACTCCTCAAGGACTACCTATATTTAGGTGTATTTTCGAACATTTATTTCGTCAAAGATTCATTTTAACACAAGTTTCACAACTTACCCTAATACTAAAATGTTGTAAACCAGTTTTACAACAATTTCATAATccaaaatcatttctcaaatatttttggaggaaataatgttcaaaattgcaatctctaatgcatgtccttAGTGAGTCTAGCTCTAATGTAATGTTTATGTTTCACAAAgtatttaatatgtactaaGTTTAACAAGACCATATTTCTCCTGTTTTAGTACAATTTCATCCAAATTATACCTAATGCTCGAAGTTGAGATCTTATCTCATCTTCATCAATTAGGCATAGTATATTAAATTTCCTGTACTGATCATTATGATTTGACCATAATGTCACAATAGACTTTCCTAAATGACTTTGACTGtagtctaatttcttttgaacatttcaaagaaaataagactatttcaaagaaaataaaacttaagtTGTATTAGATTTACTTTTACTCATAAATAATCATTAAtcataaaaatgaaatatttacgATGTCAGACTTACTCTTTCAGTTATTAAACCATCTAGGTCAAAAATGCATAAACCCAACAAATTCTTTGGCCCGATAACCTTACCTAATACGGTTTAATGAAGCACTTGCATGAAAAGCAAGAGTTTTGAccgataataataatttaactctaactcTTTGAGAATTACCCATAATAGTCACTTAAATACTAAAGACAAGTATCCTTTTAGGATAAAAGAATTTGCCTTTCTTTTTGGATTCATTAATCTTTACACTTTCccaatttagtatttaaatgTGTTAACTTCTAACACAcataaaaatgtatttatttaaagttgaacatattttcaa
This genomic window from Benincasa hispida cultivar B227 chromosome 4, ASM972705v1, whole genome shotgun sequence contains:
- the LOC120076007 gene encoding uncharacterized protein LOC120076007 isoform X2 → MASKVEVQKPSMEGLQRTISDISSELTKEGLAVVGNLPLPTISEVEAAACECCGLSEDCTAEYIGHVRDKFMGKLICGLCAEAVNEEMEKSWTREEALKEHMNACAKFNKIGRAYPVLYQAEAIKQILKKTSKSAVSAHRNGRIGRTSSCIPAITRDVCDNPTMVK
- the LOC120076007 gene encoding uncharacterized protein LOC120076007 isoform X1, whose product is MASKVEVQKPSMEGLQRTISDISSELTKEGLAVVGNLPLPTISEVEAAACECCGLSEDCTAEYIGHVRDKFMGKLICGLCAEAVNEEMEKKSWTREEALKEHMNACAKFNKIGRAYPVLYQAEAIKQILKKTSKSAVSAHRNGRIGRTSSCIPAITRDVCDNPTMVK